From the genome of Miscanthus floridulus cultivar M001 chromosome 10, ASM1932011v1, whole genome shotgun sequence, one region includes:
- the LOC136486298 gene encoding uncharacterized protein codes for MQCKRCFTGCYTWGERATAFPAEQVHRDGKATPQTMIFVGTLVKCFADKVSLSRGSSCKWYINLEVPEAKALAASVASIYQPVKWDQHMASSEPVAFAAPEHKKVFDIKILS; via the exons ATGCAATGCAAG CGGTGCTTCACTGGATGTTATACTTGGGGTGAGCGGGCAACTGCGTTCCCAGCTGAACAGGTCCATAGAGATGGAAAGGCCACCCCGCAGACCATGATATTTGTTGGGACTCTTGTGAAGTGCTTTGCAG ATAAAGTGTCTTTGTCTAGGGGATCATCATGCAAGTGGTACATAAATCTTGAGGTCCCTGAGGCGAAGGCCCTTGCAGCAAG TGTGGCAAGCATCTATCAACCAGTCAAATGGGATCAGCATATGGCTTCCAGTGAGCCTGTGGCTTTCGCTGCTCCTGAACATAAAAAGGTCTTCGACATCAAGATACTTTCATAG